In one window of Leptospira sp. WS92.C1 DNA:
- a CDS encoding imelysin family protein, which translates to MNLKKITFVTLFTISAFLVLTNCKPKEKNGNDMTIFAIIGSIPTATKAQVVDRYLALGYESYDKSYQDAVALEAAVIAYTNSAANHTNLKNLYVKARASYLITEGFRFSNGPIDNSTVLGCGAGVNGSGAEECEGLINAWPLDETAIDNYGGANNYADILAANGTGGAEADPEKSITVGWHAIEYILWGSDTGAGNENASGVATSANVFAKKGYLVAITSGLVLQLKLVRDQYTEGTAYSVAMKADPDAAITSIYQGLGKFIAGEWGGERLTGTFAGDQEEEHSCFSDTTKADFYYDAQGVLNIWTGSYELVKGAPTSTGPGLASLFGAITAPPMGPQLVQARDAFCLNLPEQVADPNYTTSCPPGSMTERYDQIIKNAGTPTQISEYQILFNTQFLIGDTMKKTVTEAAKAVGVAITDFSI; encoded by the coding sequence ATGAATCTCAAAAAAATCACCTTTGTTACCCTTTTCACAATTTCGGCGTTTCTCGTTTTGACAAACTGTAAACCGAAAGAAAAAAATGGGAATGATATGACCATCTTCGCTATCATAGGAAGTATCCCAACTGCAACCAAAGCCCAAGTAGTCGATCGCTATCTCGCGCTCGGTTACGAATCTTACGACAAAAGTTATCAAGATGCAGTTGCTTTGGAAGCTGCGGTAATTGCTTATACAAACTCTGCTGCAAATCATACGAATTTAAAAAATCTGTATGTCAAAGCTCGTGCCTCTTATTTAATCACGGAAGGATTTCGTTTTTCAAACGGACCGATCGACAACAGTACGGTTCTGGGTTGTGGAGCCGGTGTAAATGGATCCGGAGCGGAAGAATGCGAAGGACTGATCAACGCTTGGCCGTTAGACGAAACAGCAATTGATAACTACGGCGGAGCAAATAATTACGCTGATATTTTAGCCGCTAACGGAACCGGTGGAGCTGAAGCTGATCCGGAAAAATCCATCACCGTCGGTTGGCACGCAATCGAATACATCCTCTGGGGTTCAGATACTGGCGCAGGAAATGAAAATGCTTCCGGAGTTGCAACTTCGGCAAACGTTTTCGCGAAAAAAGGATATCTTGTCGCAATCACAAGCGGCCTTGTTCTCCAACTCAAACTCGTTCGTGACCAATATACGGAAGGAACCGCTTATTCCGTAGCAATGAAAGCCGATCCGGATGCGGCGATCACTTCCATCTACCAAGGCCTCGGAAAATTCATCGCAGGCGAATGGGGTGGAGAAAGACTTACAGGAACCTTTGCCGGAGATCAAGAAGAGGAACATTCTTGTTTTAGCGACACAACCAAAGCCGATTTTTACTACGATGCGCAAGGGGTCTTGAACATTTGGACCGGATCTTATGAACTCGTAAAAGGCGCGCCGACCTCCACAGGACCGGGGCTTGCCAGTCTTTTCGGAGCGATCACAGCTCCTCCGATGGGTCCCCAATTGGTTCAAGCAAGAGACGCATTCTGTCTCAACCTTCCGGAACAAGTCGCTGATCCGAACTACACAACTTCTTGTCCGCCCGGATCCATGACGGAACGTTACGATCAAATCATCAAAAACGCGGGAACTCCTACTCAGATTTCCGAATATCAGATTCTATTCAATACCCAATTTTTAATCGGAGACACGATGAAAAAAACCGTTACCGAGGCTGCAAAAGCGGTTGGTGTAGCGATCACCGACTTTTCGATCTGA